ATTGGATGTATATACCAACGAACCGGGAGTTCAAGTATATGCCGGAAACTTCCTTGATGGTTCTCTGACCGGAAAGAAAGGCATTGCCTACAATCAGCGTGCTTCCGTATGTCTTGAAACACAGAAATATCCGGATACTCCGAACAAACCTGAATGGCCTTCGGCCGTGCTTCGTCCAGGCGAAAAATATATGAGCCGATGTATCTTCAAGTTCTCAGTAGACAAGTAATACAAATTGCTAATCAAATCAGAAAACCTCAAAAATGAAACGTATTGTTTTTTTAGATTATATCCGTGTGTTCGCCTGCTTCCTCGTTATGGTTGTCCACGCCAGTGAAAACTTCTACATTGCTCCCGGAGCCACAGATATGGCAGGACCGCAATCCTTTCTGGCTACTGAAGTAGACCGATTGTGGGTGTCTGTGTACGACGGCTTTTCACGCATGGCAGTACCCCTGTTCATGATTGTCTCCGCTTTTCTTCTCGCACCGATGAAAGAGGGACAGACGATGTGGCAATTCTACCGCCAGCGTTGTCTCCGCATCCTGCCGGCGTTTGTCATATTTATGATACTATACAGCACCTTGCCATTGCTGTGGGGACAATTGGACGGAGAAACCTCATTGAAGGATATGTCGCGGATACTCTTGAACTTCCCGACACTTGCCGGACACCTATGGTTCATGTATCCTCTGATTAGCCTTTACCTGTTCATACCTGTCATATCTCCATGGTTGAGGAAAGCTACGGCGAAAGAAGAACGTTTCTTCATCGGATTGTTCCTGCTGTCCACCTGTATGCCCTACCTCAACCGTTGGTGCGGTGAAGTGTGGGGACAATGTTTCTGGAACGAATATCATATGTTATGGTACTTTTCCGGCTATCTGGGATACCTCGTACTGGCGCATTACATACGTACACACCTGACTTGGAGCCGTTCCAAGCGTTTCGTTATTGGAACCATCCTTATGGTTGTCGGTGCTGTATGGACTATCTATTCATTCTATGTCCAGGCCGTACCCGGCGAGCTTCATGTCACTCCTGTCATAGAAATAGGTTGGGCTTTCTGTACAATCAACTGTGTACTTCTCACAACGGGCACGTTCCTTTTGTTCACCTGCATCAAACGGCAGGAAGCCCCGAAAGCTGTAACAGAAATGTCGAAACTCAGCTATGGCATGTATCTTATGCACATATTCTGGCTCGGACTGTGGGTAACCTTGTTCAAGCAAACACTGGGATTGCCTACCGTCGCCGCCATACCTTGCATCGCTGTGGCTACATTCATCAGTTGTTTCGTAACGACGAAGATTATCTCGTTTGTGCCGGGCAGTAAGTGGATAATAGGATAAAATGAATATCTCATCCAAAAGGTATCGTTTTCATCGTTTCTATCGGTGGAAACGATACCTTTTTCTTTTGAGTACACATTCTTTTTCACCTCTTTCATCAGATGCATATTCTCTTTTAATACAGCTTATTACGGGTGAACCCTTGCTCGAAATCAGGGACTATGCCGCTTTCAACGCTTTCACCAGATACACATTCCCATATTTGGTATGTTTGCGGGTGACTCCCGCCGCAAGCAACACTTGTGCAAATGTAGCCGGATTACTTCCACGCATGGCAGCCGGGTTATACATTTTCAGTCTCCTGAATATGTCCGAAGCCGAAAGCCGTTCGCTTCCTACTTCGTCGTCTCCGGCCATCCGGTAACAGGCATGAAAGACTTCTTCCGCCGGGCAAGGATGATAAAAGGCGGTGTTGTGGCGTTGCAATTCCCGTTCTTCCTCTTTAGTAAACCAATAGCGGATGCCGGAGAGTAGTTCCTCTTTCAGTTGTGCATATATTTGGTCGTGCTCCATGTCTTCGCAATTAATGAGGTGTTCCGCTTCAATGCAAATGAACCGCCGGCTGCCGGTAGGGTCGGTGAGCAAGTCAAAACGGTTGCTTGTGCCGATGAAAGAAGCGATGCGCGGCAAGTTGCGGAAATTCTTCTGATAAGCCTTGCAGATATTCAGGTTCGCCATTTGCATCAAGTTCTTCAATAACGGCATTTGCTGCGTACCGTACTTGTCAAACTCATCCATGTTCAGAAGCCCCATCTCGGCAAGCAGCCTTTCCGTTTTTCCCTGTGCCGACAGTTTTAGGTTGTCCATGTAATAGCGTGATAGTACTGGTGGCATCAGTGCCTTGCAAAAGGTGGATTTTTGTCGTCCCTGCTCGCTGCTGACGAGTATAGGCGCTACACTGTTGGCATGTATGCCCGTCATGCCCAGCCATTGGGCGGTGAGTCCCAGCAGCCATGTGTGGAAGCTCTTCACCCAGAGCGGGT
The DNA window shown above is from Bacteroides faecium and carries:
- a CDS encoding VapE domain-containing protein translates to MNAMTLVWKQIVKGLKLFQMKENKEDATEKAEKSRTKPTECCGDMHIGSLTDTELSAEKEKKEKEKKEETERKQPVRLTQEVRAFLQKQYDFRYNLLTEETEYRPAGKRGTPFEPVGKRELNTFCMEAHDQGIPCWDKDLSRYIYSTCISGYHPFRLYMEELPGWDGTDRLESLARRVSDHPLWVKSFHTWLLGLTAQWLGMTGIHANSVAPILVSSEQGRQKSTFCKALMPPVLSRYYMDNLKLSAQGKTERLLAEMGLLNMDEFDKYGTQQMPLLKNLMQMANLNICKAYQKNFRNLPRIASFIGTSNRFDLLTDPTGSRRFICIEAEHLINCEDMEHDQIYAQLKEELLSGIRYWFTKEEERELQRHNTAFYHPCPAEEVFHACYRMAGDDEVGSERLSASDIFRRLKMYNPAAMRGSNPATFAQVLLAAGVTRKHTKYGNVYLVKALKAA
- a CDS encoding acyltransferase, giving the protein MKRIVFLDYIRVFACFLVMVVHASENFYIAPGATDMAGPQSFLATEVDRLWVSVYDGFSRMAVPLFMIVSAFLLAPMKEGQTMWQFYRQRCLRILPAFVIFMILYSTLPLLWGQLDGETSLKDMSRILLNFPTLAGHLWFMYPLISLYLFIPVISPWLRKATAKEERFFIGLFLLSTCMPYLNRWCGEVWGQCFWNEYHMLWYFSGYLGYLVLAHYIRTHLTWSRSKRFVIGTILMVVGAVWTIYSFYVQAVPGELHVTPVIEIGWAFCTINCVLLTTGTFLLFTCIKRQEAPKAVTEMSKLSYGMYLMHIFWLGLWVTLFKQTLGLPTVAAIPCIAVATFISCFVTTKIISFVPGSKWIIG